One window of the Cryptomeria japonica chromosome 7, Sugi_1.0, whole genome shotgun sequence genome contains the following:
- the LOC131078772 gene encoding bifunctional levopimaradiene synthase, chloroplastic-like encodes MAQILAQILFSPTISVSKSREWISTKAHGISPIGKYSPAKNMASHNIPSTFVVGKDAKTLQACYGKPDYVHYVSTFKEAPLDEMDNRIKELVTEIKGLFNSMEDGEISPSAYDTAWVARISAIDGSGKPQFPQMVDWILHNQLPDGSWGEKHRFLACDRLLNTLSCLVTLAFWGIGSNQVSSGLYFLRKNTEGMIKEAFGHHQPKGFEMVFPVLLNEAKLLGLDFPYDLSIIQQMSEKWDSQLKKVSVEKLHSHPSTMLQCLEGIQEVVDWKNILKLQSKDGSFSGSPASTACVFMHTGDNKCLRFLTSLVKKFVDHVPSMYPVDIAERLRAVDSVERLGLESHFQTETKQAMDYVFQYWSERGIGFGRESLVPDIDITATAFRLLRTFGYTVSSDVLQNMKGEAEELCKLSANENSAGVIAMLSLYKCSQLNFPGENVMREIGASAKDYLTKSLQTENFSHSKAVKENLFQEVEYALSARWNRNMPRLMARNHIVAFNPDDLWLGKTLYRLPYASNDKYLELAKLDFNRIQASHRSEIQHIKRWYEDCNFPQLDFTRHREVAVYWTSSAVMFEPQYTACRLAYAKAGILAVITDDLYDNYATLHQAKLFNEALERWDPLVIDQLPEDMKIVFMGLYNTLTDISERAQEVQGRVDALPYLRQQWLHLFFSYTKEREWTERGYSPSLDEYRENAVVSIALGVTILTAIFCTGEILPDQILGKVDFRADFLNVVSLTGRLMNDLRTFQRERDLGELASFLQCYINEHPGCTEEEASNYMHGVNEHALCKLNYHFLMRADIPKSFRTLLFNTARVMNVVYRNEDSLSNAAEDLEDSIKKSLYEPVL; translated from the exons ATGGCTCAGATTTTGGCTCAGATTTTGTTTTCTCCGACTATTTCAGTTTCCAAGTCCCGAGAATGGATCTCAACGAAAGCCCATGGTATTTCACCTATTGGAAAGTACTCCCCAGCAAAGAACATgg CTTCCCATAACATCCCATCTACTTTTGTTGTCGGAAAGGATGCGAAGACTCTTCAGG CTTGTTACGGGAAGCCAGATTATGTTCACTATGTTTCAACGTTTAAGGAG GCACCCTTAGATGAGATGGATAACAGAATAAAGGAATTGGTTACAGAGATCAAGGGTCTCTTTAATTCGATGGAAGATGGAGAAATAAGTCCCTCTGCATACGATACTGCGTGGGTAGCAAGAATTTCTGCCATTGATGGCTCCGGTAAACCCCAGTTTCCTCAAATGGTGGACTGGATTCTTCACAATCAGTTACCCGACGGTTCCTGGGGAGAGAAGCATCGCTTTTTAGCGTGTGATAGACTCCTTAATACTCTTTCTTGTCTAGTTACTCTGGCCTTTTGGGGCATTGGAAGCAATCAAGTGAGCAGCG GTCTTTATTTCTTAAGAAAAAATACAGAAGGAATGATTAAAGAAGCATTTGGTCATCATCAACCGAAGGGATTCGAGATGGTCTTTCCTGTACTGCTGAATGAAGCCAAACTTTTGGGTTTGGATTTTCCTTATGACCTATCTATCATCCAACAAATGAGCGAAAAGTGGGACTCgcaattgaaaaa AGTATCTGTTGAAAAGCTGCACAGCCATCCCTCAACAATGCTGCAGTGTCTGGAAGGCATACAGGAAGTAGTCGATTGGAAAAATATCCTGAAACTGCAATCTAAGGACGGATCTTTCTCAGGCTCGCCAGCATCTACAGCTTGCGTATTTATGCACACAGGGGACAACAAATGTCTACGATTTTTGACAAGCCTTGTTAAAAAGTTTGTAGACCATG TGCCGAGCATGTATCCGGTGGATATAGCGGAGCGTTTGAGAGCCGTGGATAGTGTTGAACGTCTTGGGCTCGAAAGCCATTTTCAAACGGAGACTAAACAAGCCATGGACTATGTGTTCCA GTACTGGAGTGAAAGAGGCATTGGGTTTGGAAGGGAGAGTCTAGTTCCAGATATTGATATTACAGCCACTGCCTTCAGGCTTCTCAGAACATTCGGCTACACTGTATCTTCCG ACGTCTTGCAAAATATGAAAGGCGAGGCAGAAGAACTTTGTAAGCTGTCTGCTAATGAAAACAGCGCAGGAGTAATCGCTATGTTAAGCCTATATAAATGCTCACAGCTTAACTTTCCGGGTGAAAATGTAATGAGAGAAATAGGTGCTTCTGCAAAAGATTACCTGACCAAATCCCTGCAAACCGAGAACTTTTCTCACTCGAAGGCTGTCAAAGAAAACCTTTTCCAAGAG GTTGAATATGCTCTGTCTGCTCGATGGAATAGAAATATGCCAAGGCTGATGGCTAGAAATCACATAGTAGCGTTTAATCCCGATGACCTATGGCTGGGGAAGACATTATATCG ACTGCCATATGCGAGCAACGACAAGTATTTAGAATTGGCCAAACTCGATTTCAACCGGATTCAAGCTTCACACAGATCTGAAATACAACATATAAAGAG ATGGTACGAGGATTGCAATTTTCCGCAGTTGGATTTTACTCGTCACAGAGAAGTGGCAGTTTACTGGACCTCTTCAGCGGTGATGTTTGAACCACAATACACCGCTTGTAGACTCGCTTATGCAAAAGCCGGAATCTTGGCTGTAATCACAGACGACCTCTATGACAACTATGCAACTCTGCATCAAGCCAAGCTCTTCAACGAAGCTTTGGAAAG ATGGGATCCATTGGTAATCGATCAACTACCAGAGGACATGAAAATAGTTTTCATGGGCCTCTATAATACGTTGACCGATATATCTGAACGAGCACAGGAGGTTCAAGGACGTGTCGATGCACTTCCTTACCTGCGTCAACAG TGGTTGCATCTGTTCTTCAGTTACACTAAAGAAAGAGAGTGGACGGAAAGAGGTTATTCGCCATCATTAGATGAGTATAGAGAGAATGCTGTAGTGTCGATAGCACTGGGAGTAACTATCCTGACTGCAATATTTTGTACGGGAGAGATTCTTCCTGATCAAATTCTCGGGAAGGTAGATTTTCGAGCCGACTTTCTCAATGTCGTCAGTCTGACTGGACGTCTTATGAACGACCTTAGAACGTTCCAG AGGGAAAGAGATCTTGGAGAATTGGCTTCATTCCTACAATGTTACATAAATGAGCACCCCGGATGCACGGAAGAAGAGGCGTCCAATTATATGCACGGAGTGAACGAACATGCCCTCTGTAAATTAAACTACCACTTTTTAATGCGTGCAGACATACCCAAGAGTTTTAGAACTCTTCTTTTCAACACGGCTAGGGTGATGAACGTGGTTTACAGGAACGAAGACAGCCTTTCGAATGCCGCGGAGGACCTTGAAGATTCTATTAAAAAGTCTCTGTACGAACCAGTGCTGTAA